A window of the Eleutherodactylus coqui strain aEleCoq1 chromosome 8, aEleCoq1.hap1, whole genome shotgun sequence genome harbors these coding sequences:
- the MAP2 gene encoding microtubule-associated protein 2 isoform X3 — MSDNRQDEPKSSHWAPGQLSEASPLPHATDMKEQGGAGDGMVHSSNGIPFRQTEGRAYGERALQDSHPASKENGINGEMPSGDSETAEEVSARIVQVVTADAVAVLRGEQEKEVQLKGPPGDLPLAVEDTTNLPPSPPPSPASEQMGTMEEASKTGAQGKLDSLPYSVEAVDTAEDIQLTKTEEKSKSSEQDGKKPEKEDEKFPSALQMSSTEGTFAVPHVYSFSIEPCTPTSPEAEQLDFSRAEADSKNNLSTDHSIHENENIFSNFPSSQTEISLQHSPVMDKEQIVKDELYSHTPLLAKELIEKDIKSTDKPDTTRDSGSERYQGEFVHPMADTISIQKQEDVPASVASGVALDKDSDKYIEDRGDSDSKSDIFGQSGIPTKQDESNASKPDDDTQHLKDIASKESSIRDITSSQDELIGSKTTGDLEMHDAEKMDVSLVSSTDPFAHDKKEILLDSHKEKVQTDSKALDDPKIKLDEDKSGMSTYFETSALKEETSESNVQKSSDYYELSDIKEPLHEASSILHIAKGDDDEEEEDEDLAPIPDEKSSASAQDVGYSSLTTTKLQSHLASGDRLFTIDPNIYSDKSEFLSKNKDDLTLSRSLGLGGRSAIEQRSMSINLPMSCLDSIALGFTYARAHDLSPLATDILSNTSGSLDEGDEPDLPATTPSLEKALSFPEDAEQEEEQEEEKEETVKDTGKERFELEPLCESQYPTKEYYKNGTIMAPDLPEMLDLTGPRSRLDSGSAESDATRRKSSASSEIIIDESNVIQQASMMEGSIFLAKTDSQQEELGYCVFNKYTVPLPSPVQDSENLSGGMSTLYEGHGVDPSIIEVKLAAAEKLGKEREESIAAMGWESAESEKKVCESKLDTLVEKGEEHIDLKENLITTEEKTQLDDEAVSEGRKDSFSGKVAEKDSVITEDKISVNVSKEESTTKLPETDTCAVTVSDISEMEQTKLSTEETFSHQQVTESTKVEPQAQKASQLETKESDSAVVKVETEEDVSQAKEASKLSEVELKEKGAKPDLVHQEAVDKEESYESSGEPEQVTDSSQEATKDVTSTDISKPDSEKNIVTSTQKDIEEVQIEEVREPQEEQTVEAVMTKNDMSQEIQAAGDQEVVIDEKEDIEVEVIEEYNKDITQDRPQHGGEESFAEYVEEETGVIESVVTVEEDFIKVVQTATDESEAVAHNVRFETSEPSETEEKPLTEEEEEEEEEEEEEEVIDESQEEPREGSPCMPASPEKETEYKTETQDDYKDETTIDDSILDTDSIWVDTQDDDQSIMTEAIEPIPKEEKVEREMQKVPVERHRKDKPFKSGRGRISTPERKISKREPSATSRDEARRKKAVLKKAEIGKKSDAQPHSPSRKVILKPAVKQSRPAHQTCVRRKPAELMITFACESHKRALVVSWHSDLVLS; from the exons CTGTGGAAGACACAACCAATCTTccgccttctcctcctccttcaccagcttcagAACAGATGGGAACAATGGAAGAAG CCTCGAAGACGGGGGCACAAGGAAAGTTGGATTCTCTACCTTACTCTGTGGAAGCTGTAGACACTGCTGAAGATATTCAGTTAACGAAAActgaagagaaatcaaaatcttCAGAGCAGGATGGAAAGAAACCAGAGAAAGAAGATGAGAAATTCCCATCAGCACTACAAATGTCTAGTACTGAAGGAACATTTGCCGTACCACATGTTTATTCATTTTCTATAGAGCCTTGTACTCCAACATCTCCGGAAGCTGAACAACTTGACTTTAGCAGGGCCGAAGCTGACAGCAAAAACAACCTTTCAACAGACCACTCAATCCATGAAAATGAAAACATTTTCTCTAATTTTCCTTCAAGTCAAACTGAAATTTCTTTACAACATTCCCCAGTAATGGACAAAGAACAGATTGTGAAAGATGAACTTTATTCGCATACTCCATTGCTTGCTAAAGAACTAATTGAAAAAGATATCAAAAGTACGGATAAACCAGACACCACCAGAGATAGTGGAAGTGAGAGGTACCAGGGAGAGTTTGTTCATCCAATGGCAGACACAATTAGTATTCAAAAACAAGAGGACGTTCCAGCCTCAGTGGCATCTGGTGTTGCACTGGATAAAGATTCTGATAAATATATTGAGGACAGGGGTGACAGTGACTCCAAATCAGACATATTTGGTCAATCAGGCATTCCAACGAAGCAGGATGAGAGTAATGCTAGCAAGCCTGATGATGACACACAGCACTTAAAAGACATTGCTAGTAAAGAGTCCAGTATAAGAGATATAACCAGTAGTCAAGATGAGCTGATAGGCTCAAAAACTACAGGTGACCTTGAGATGCATGATGCGGAGAAAATGGACGTGTCACTGGTGAGTAGTACAGATCCATTTGCGCATGACAAAAAAGAAATATTGCTGGATTCTCATAAAGAAAAGGTTCAGACTGACAGCAAAGCTTTAGATGATCCAAAAATTAAGTTGGATGAAGATAAGTCTGGAATGTCCACATATTTTGAAACATCTGCATTGAAAGAGGAAACATCAGAGAGCAATGTTCAGAAGAGCAGTGATTACTACGAGCTGAGCGACATCAAAGAACCTTTACATGAAGCCAGCTCAATACTGCATATAGCCAAAGGAGAtgatgatgaagaagaagaggatgAAGATTTAGCCCCAATTCCTGATGAAAAGAGCAGTGCCTCTGCTCAAGATGTTGGCTATAGCTCACTTACGACTACAAAACTTCAGTCACATTTAGCATCAGGAGATCGTCTGTTTACCATTGACCCAAATATCTATTCGGACAAATCAGAATTTCTTAGTAAAAATAAAGATGATCTGACCTTGAGCCGCAGTCTTGGACTTGGTGGAAGATCTGCTATTGAGCAGAGAAGTATGTCCATAAACCTTCCCATGTCTTGTCTTGACTCCATAGCACTAGGCTTCACTTATGCTCGTGCACATGATCTCTCACCACTAGCCACTGATATTCTGTCTAACACAAGTGGAAGCTTAGATGAAGGAGATGAACCTGATTTACCAGCAACCACCCCCTCATTAGAAAAAGCCCTTTCATTTCCAGAAGACGCAGAACAGGAGGAAGaacaggaggaagagaaggaagaaacagTGAAAGACACAGGGAAAGAACGATTTGAACTAGAGCCATTATGTGAATCCCAGTACCCAACGAAAGAGtactacaaaaatggtacaattATGGCACCCGACTTACCAGAAATGTTAGATTTAACAGGCCCAAGGTCCAGATTAGATTCAGGTAGTGCAGAATCTGATGCTACTAGAAGAAAGTCATCTGCTAGCTCTGAAATTATTATAGATGAAAGTAACGTAATCCAACAGGCATCCATGATGGAAGGTAGCATCTTTCTTGCAAAGACAGATAGCCAGCAGGAAGAATTGGGctactgtgttttcaataagtaCACTGTTCCCTTGCCATCTCCTGTACAAGACAGTGAAAATCTAAGTGGTGGTATGAGTACTCTTTATGAGGGTCATGGTGTTGATCCATCCATCATTGAGGTAAAACTGGCTGCTGCAGAAAAGCTTGGTAAAGAAAGAGAGGAATCCATTGCTGCTATGGGTTGGGAGTCAGCTGAGTCAGAGAAAAAGGTCTGCGAAAGCAAACTTGACACTCTGGTAGAAAAGGGTGAGGAACATATTGATTTAAAAGAAAATCTGATTACCACCGAAGAAAAAACACAATTGGACGATGAAGCTGTTTCAGAAGGACGAAAAGATTCATTCTCAGGGAAGGTAGCTGAAAAAGACAGTGTAATTACAGAAGATAAGATATCTGTAAATGTCTCCAAGGAAGAATCCACAACTAAACTTCCCGAAACTGACACATGTGCTGTTACTGTATCAGATATATCAGAAATGGAACAAACAAAGTTGTCTACTGAGGAAACATTTAGTCACCAACAGGTGACTGAATCGACAAAAGTTGAGCCACAGGCACAAAAGGCATCTCAGTTAGAAACTAAGGAATCTGATTCTGCTGTAGTGAAAGTAGAAACTGAGGAAGACGTTTCCCAGGCTAAGGAGGCTTCCAAGCTTTCTGAAGTGGAATTGAAGGAAAAAGGTGCAAAACCTGACTTAGTACATCAAGAAGCAGTTGACAAGGAAGAATCCTATGAATCCAGTGGAGAGCCGGAACAGGTGACAGATTCATCACAAGAAGCCACCAAGGATGTAACCAGCACTGATATATCGAAACCAGACAGTGAGAAAAATATTGTTACTTCAACACAAAAGGACATAGAAGAAGTACAAATTGAAGAAGTAAGAGAACCTCAAGAAGAACAAACAGTTGAGGCAGTTATGACAAAGAATGATATGAGCCAGGAGATCCAGGCTGCGGGTGACCAAGAGGTGGTTATAGATGAAAAGGAGGACATTGAGGTAGAAGTGATAGAGGAATACAACAAAGATATAACACAAGATAGACCACAGCATGGTGGAGAAGAATCATTTGCAGAATATGTGGAGGAAGAGACAGGTGTTATTGAGTCTGTAGTCACAGTTGAAGAGGACTTTATAAAGGTGGTACAAACAGCTACAGATGAGAGTGAAGCTGTGGCTCACAATGTCCGTTTTGAAACATCTGAGCCTTCTGAAACAGAAGAAAAGCCTTtgacagaagaagaggaggaagaagaggaagaagaagaggaggaagaagtaaTAGATGAGTCCCAGGAAGAACCCAGAGAagggtcaccttgtatgcctgcTTCTCCAGAAAAAGAAACAGAATACAAGACTGAAACACAGGATGATTATAAAGATGAGACCACCATAGACGATTCAATATTGGATACAGacagcatctgggtagacacgCAAG ATGACGACCAGAGCATTATGACTGAAGCAATAGAACCCATTCCGAAGGAGGAGAAAGTAGAGCGAGAAATGCAGAAGGTTCCTGTTGAAAGACACAGGAAAGACAAGCCTTTCAAGAGTGGCAGAGGTCGCATTTCTACTCCTGAAAGGAAAATCAGTAAAAGGGAGCCTAGCGCAACTTCCAGAGATGAAGCGAGAAGGAAAAAAG CAGTTCTTAAGAAAGCAGAAATTGGTAAAAAATCAGACGCTCAGCCCCACTCTCCCTCCAGGAAAGTAATTTTAAAACCTGCGGTCAAGCAGTCTAGACCGGCCCATCAGACCTGCGTGAGGAGGAAGCCGGCAG AACTCATGATCACATTCGCTTGCGAGAGCCATAAGCGTGCATTGGTTGTATCTTGGCATAGTGACTTAGTGCTTTCTTAG